The following coding sequences are from one Megamonas funiformis window:
- the recQ gene encoding DNA helicase RecQ encodes MLNKARQILQKFYGYEDFRPGQKKVVESLLNKNDTVAIMPTGAGKSICFQIPALLFEGVTLVISPLISLMKDQVDSLRQLGIAAVYINSSVSKAQLYKDLQDISAGFYKIIYIAPERLTSEYLPDSFKNLNISMVAVDEAHCLSQWGHDFRPSYRNILNFTNSLRIKPIISAFTATATPEVKTDIINLLGLKQPNVFVTGFDRPNLYFSVLRGEVKDKFVIDYVKKHQDEAGIIYVGTRKDVDALQVLLEIKGIKAGRYHAGMTDEERNQMQEDFLYDNLSVMVATNAFGMGIDKPNVRYVIHYNMPKNMEAYYQEAGRAGRDGLSGNCILLYSPQDTQLQKFLISKSTESEIRQQLEYKRLQSMVDYCHTPQCLRAFILHYFGEFDVEEHCDNCSNCKLEGELIDITIDAQKVLSCVYRMHERFGVKMIAEVLKGSKSAKIKQFNFERLSTYGLMKERKLKDISDLILRLSAMQYLDITESQYPVVTLNELSWQVLRGQKKVWQKMVIVKKAKAKGELFEALRSLRKELATKEKLPPYMIFSDATLTQMATDKPTDLELMKNIRGVGEFKLQKYGEEFLTVIKSYIS; translated from the coding sequence ATGCTGAATAAAGCAAGACAAATACTACAAAAATTTTATGGATATGAAGACTTTCGACCAGGGCAGAAAAAAGTAGTTGAAAGTTTATTAAATAAAAATGATACAGTGGCGATTATGCCTACAGGTGCGGGAAAATCTATTTGTTTTCAAATCCCTGCATTATTATTTGAAGGGGTAACACTTGTTATATCGCCACTTATTTCTTTGATGAAAGACCAAGTTGATAGTTTACGTCAGCTAGGGATAGCGGCAGTATATATTAATAGTTCTGTCAGTAAGGCTCAATTATATAAGGATTTACAAGATATATCTGCTGGTTTTTATAAAATTATTTATATAGCACCAGAGCGATTGACATCTGAATATTTACCAGATAGTTTTAAAAATTTAAATATTAGTATGGTAGCAGTTGATGAAGCGCATTGTTTATCGCAATGGGGACATGATTTTCGTCCTAGTTATCGCAATATCTTAAATTTTACTAATTCATTGCGCATTAAGCCGATTATCAGTGCTTTTACAGCAACAGCTACACCAGAGGTAAAAACAGATATTATAAATTTATTGGGACTTAAACAACCTAATGTATTTGTAACTGGTTTTGATAGACCAAATTTATATTTTTCCGTATTAAGAGGAGAAGTAAAAGATAAATTTGTCATAGATTATGTAAAAAAACATCAAGATGAAGCTGGAATTATCTATGTGGGCACTAGAAAAGATGTAGATGCTTTGCAAGTTTTATTGGAAATAAAGGGCATTAAAGCAGGTAGATACCATGCCGGTATGACAGATGAGGAAAGAAATCAAATGCAAGAAGATTTTCTCTATGATAATCTTTCTGTTATGGTGGCGACAAATGCTTTTGGTATGGGCATAGATAAGCCAAATGTTCGCTATGTTATTCATTATAATATGCCCAAAAATATGGAAGCGTATTATCAAGAAGCAGGTAGAGCAGGTCGTGATGGACTTTCAGGAAATTGTATTTTATTGTATAGTCCGCAAGATACACAGCTTCAAAAGTTTTTGATAAGTAAATCTACAGAAAGTGAAATTCGTCAACAATTAGAATATAAAAGATTGCAGTCAATGGTGGATTATTGTCATACACCGCAATGTCTAAGAGCATTTATCTTGCATTATTTTGGTGAATTTGATGTAGAAGAACATTGTGATAATTGTAGTAATTGCAAATTAGAAGGCGAATTAATAGATATTACAATTGATGCACAAAAGGTTTTATCGTGTGTCTATCGTATGCATGAACGCTTCGGCGTGAAAATGATAGCTGAAGTCTTAAAAGGTTCAAAAAGTGCGAAGATAAAACAATTTAATTTTGAGCGTTTATCTACGTATGGCTTGATGAAAGAGCGAAAGCTAAAAGATATCAGTGATTTAATTTTAAGACTTAGTGCTATGCAATACTTAGATATCACAGAAAGCCAATATCCAGTGGTTACTTTAAATGAATTGTCATGGCAAGTGCTTCGCGGTCAAAAAAAGGTTTGGCAAAAGATGGTAATTGTTAAAAAAGCCAAGGCTAAAGGTGAATTATTTGAAGCTTTGCGCAGTTTGCGTAAAGAATTAGCGACAAAAGAAAAATTACCACCATATATGATTTTTTCTGATGCTACACTTACACAGATGGCAACAGATAAACCGACTGATTTAGAATTGATGAAAAATATTCGCGGTGTAGGTGAATTTAAATTACAAAAATATGGTGAGGAATTTTTAACAGTGATAAAGAGCTACATATCGTAA
- a CDS encoding phosphoglucomutase, producing MDPILKLQNGSDVRGVAVEGVADEPVTLTPEYANRIVQAFVLWLSKKSGKKASELKIAVGHDSRISAPMLKQQALMAIVAQGATAVDCSMATTPAMFMSLVYEETKYDGSMMITASHLPFNRNGIKFFEPENGGMEKKDLTDMLKIACELTEQIADISSVEKFDLVSLYAENLCTKIREGINSKDNYDKPLTGNHIVVDAGNGAGGFFAQKVLAQLGADTTGSLYLDPDGHFPNHIPNPENKEAMDAIRGAVLNNKADLGLIFDTDVDRMSAVFSDGQEVNRDALIAMMAAILVKDYPNSTIVTDSVTSDKLTAFLEGELQLKHHRFQRGYKNVINECKRLNEEGVVSPLAIETSGHGALKENYYLDDGAYMAVKLLIAAAKTKAEGKTLNSLIEKLEPQFETAEYRLKLKGEDFKAYGAKVLEIFTARAKEKGYHIVTPNYEGVRISFKGEANGWALLRQSLHDPNMPLNVEGNGEGDCAKITAMMKELLSGFDQLDISVFDK from the coding sequence ATGGATCCAATTTTAAAATTACAAAATGGCAGTGATGTCAGAGGTGTAGCAGTTGAAGGTGTAGCTGATGAACCTGTTACTTTGACACCAGAATATGCTAATCGCATTGTGCAAGCTTTCGTTTTATGGCTCAGCAAAAAAAGTGGCAAAAAAGCAAGTGAATTAAAAATCGCTGTAGGTCATGATTCTCGTATTTCTGCACCAATGTTAAAACAACAAGCTTTAATGGCAATTGTAGCTCAAGGAGCAACAGCTGTTGATTGTTCCATGGCTACAACTCCAGCTATGTTTATGTCTTTAGTATATGAAGAAACAAAATATGATGGTTCTATGATGATTACTGCAAGCCATCTTCCATTTAATCGCAATGGTATTAAATTCTTTGAACCAGAAAATGGCGGTATGGAAAAGAAAGACCTCACTGATATGCTCAAAATTGCTTGCGAATTGACTGAACAGATAGCAGATATCAGCAGTGTAGAAAAATTTGATTTAGTTTCTCTTTATGCTGAAAATCTTTGCACAAAAATCCGTGAAGGTATCAACAGCAAAGACAATTATGATAAACCACTTACAGGCAATCATATCGTAGTAGATGCAGGTAATGGTGCTGGAGGATTTTTTGCACAAAAAGTTTTAGCTCAGTTAGGTGCAGATACTACAGGTAGTTTATACTTAGATCCAGATGGACATTTCCCAAATCATATTCCAAATCCAGAAAATAAAGAAGCTATGGACGCTATTCGCGGTGCAGTGCTTAATAATAAAGCTGATTTAGGTTTGATTTTTGACACTGACGTAGATAGAATGTCTGCTGTATTTAGCGATGGTCAAGAAGTAAATCGTGATGCACTCATTGCTATGATGGCTGCTATCTTAGTGAAAGATTATCCAAATTCCACTATTGTTACTGACTCTGTAACTTCTGATAAATTGACTGCATTTTTGGAAGGTGAATTACAGTTAAAACATCATCGTTTCCAACGTGGTTATAAAAATGTAATCAATGAATGCAAACGCTTAAATGAAGAAGGCGTAGTATCTCCACTCGCTATTGAAACAAGTGGTCATGGTGCACTTAAAGAAAATTATTATCTTGATGATGGTGCATATATGGCAGTTAAACTCTTAATTGCTGCAGCTAAAACTAAAGCAGAAGGTAAAACTTTAAATAGCTTGATTGAAAAACTTGAACCACAATTTGAAACAGCAGAATATCGCTTAAAATTAAAAGGTGAAGATTTCAAAGCTTATGGGGCAAAAGTTTTAGAAATATTTACTGCTCGTGCAAAAGAAAAAGGATATCATATTGTAACACCAAATTATGAAGGTGTACGCATTAGCTTTAAAGGTGAAGCAAATGGTTGGGCATTGCTTCGTCAATCTTTACATGATCCTAATATGCCACTTAATGTAGAAGGTAATGGCGAAGGCGATTGTGCAAAAATCACAGCTATGATGAAAGAATTATTAAGTGGTTTTGACCAATTAGATATCTCTGTATTTGATAAATAA
- a CDS encoding ATP-binding protein → MDLHNLLVFQDLFNDDVFRDIEKTISRENLNKGAVAAKLINKAEQLGLSGNIIRSYMIYTVAHQSNCVSYAVEKSGGKIGKSLYQAFCHDIELIEKLLLLKPSLLLDCDLLDDYEPTNINQSTAFNLLVENLDKAQTSKDKADVFINYYRIFGSGDMADYRAFRWDRDEDSLVGIKHFETMKLQDLIGYEYQKQELLANTKAFVEDKPANNVLLVGARGTGKSSGVKAVVNSFFDKGLRLVQLTKEQLIDLPVIMERLRDFSSKKFIIFLDDLSFEEFEVEYKYLKSAIEGGASAKPENVLIYATSNRRHLIKESYKDRGANDDDMHRSDTLNETISLSDRFGLIIYYMAPNQQEYLDIVDGLLKQHGIELSKEELRVKAGAWEKEHSGRSGRIAQQFVTHYLGQVYNK, encoded by the coding sequence ATGGATTTACATAATTTATTGGTATTTCAAGATTTATTCAATGATGATGTTTTTAGAGATATCGAAAAAACTATTTCTCGAGAAAATTTAAATAAAGGGGCTGTTGCTGCTAAGTTGATTAATAAGGCGGAGCAGTTGGGTTTATCTGGAAATATTATACGTTCATATATGATTTATACTGTGGCTCATCAAAGTAATTGTGTGTCTTATGCAGTAGAAAAATCTGGTGGTAAAATCGGTAAAAGTTTGTATCAAGCTTTTTGTCATGATATTGAATTAATAGAAAAATTATTGCTTCTAAAACCTAGTTTACTTTTAGATTGCGATTTATTAGATGATTATGAACCGACAAATATTAATCAATCTACAGCGTTCAATTTATTAGTAGAAAATCTAGATAAAGCACAAACTAGCAAGGATAAGGCAGATGTTTTTATCAATTATTATAGAATATTTGGCAGTGGAGATATGGCAGATTATCGAGCTTTCCGTTGGGATAGAGATGAGGATAGTTTAGTTGGTATTAAACATTTTGAAACTATGAAACTTCAAGATTTAATCGGCTATGAATATCAAAAACAAGAATTATTAGCCAATACGAAAGCCTTTGTAGAAGATAAGCCAGCAAATAATGTTTTACTTGTAGGGGCAAGAGGTACAGGAAAATCTTCAGGTGTAAAAGCAGTGGTTAATTCTTTCTTTGATAAGGGTTTGCGTTTAGTTCAATTAACTAAAGAGCAATTAATAGATTTACCTGTTATTATGGAGCGTTTGCGAGATTTTAGCAGTAAGAAATTCATCATTTTCTTAGATGATTTATCTTTTGAAGAATTTGAAGTGGAATATAAATATTTAAAATCAGCAATTGAAGGTGGTGCTTCGGCAAAACCTGAAAATGTACTTATTTATGCTACATCAAATCGTCGTCATTTGATTAAAGAAAGTTATAAAGATAGAGGGGCAAATGATGATGATATGCACCGCAGTGATACATTGAATGAAACTATTTCACTTTCTGATAGATTTGGTTTAATCATCTATTATATGGCACCAAACCAACAAGAATATTTAGATATTGTAGATGGTTTATTAAAACAGCATGGCATAGAATTATCTAAAGAAGAATTGCGCGTAAAAGCAGGGGCATGGGAAAAAGAACATTCTGGACGCTCCGGCAGAATAGCACAACAGTTTGTAACACATTATTTAGGGCAAGTTTATAATAAATAA
- the pdxT gene encoding pyridoxal 5'-phosphate synthase glutaminase subunit PdxT, translating to MNKIIGILGMQGAIAEHQEILLQIPHTKIRIVKTAKDLDCIDGLILPGGESTAIGKLLDYFSLKEILRQKIISGLPVFGTCAGLILLAKNIENQTNTHLATMDITVKRNGYGSQLDSFSTNLLIPTIDKNMPIPLVFIRAPYITKTDKDVQILATLDNKIIAARQKNMLVSSFHPELTCDLRFHQYFLSMI from the coding sequence ATGAATAAAATAATTGGTATTTTAGGTATGCAAGGGGCTATTGCTGAACATCAAGAAATCTTATTGCAAATACCACATACAAAAATTCGTATAGTAAAAACAGCCAAAGATTTAGATTGTATTGATGGGCTTATTTTACCTGGTGGCGAGTCTACAGCTATAGGAAAACTTCTTGATTATTTTAGCTTAAAAGAAATTTTACGGCAAAAAATCATTTCAGGTTTACCTGTATTTGGCACTTGTGCTGGCTTAATCTTGCTTGCTAAAAATATTGAAAATCAAACAAATACGCATCTTGCAACTATGGATATAACAGTTAAACGCAATGGCTATGGCTCTCAATTAGATAGTTTTTCTACTAATTTATTAATTCCTACCATAGATAAAAATATGCCTATTCCTTTAGTATTTATTCGTGCTCCCTACATCACTAAAACAGATAAAGATGTACAAATTTTAGCTACTTTAGATAATAAAATCATAGCTGCACGACAAAAAAATATGCTTGTAAGCTCTTTTCACCCGGAATTAACTTGTGATTTAAGATTTCATCAATATTTCCTATCAATGATTTAA
- the pdxS gene encoding pyridoxal 5'-phosphate synthase lyase subunit PdxS, with protein MMNNRYNLNKNLAQMLKGGVIMDVTNVEQAKIAQEAGAVAVMALERVPADIRREGGVARMSDPKMIREIKEAVSIPVMAKARIGHFVEAQILQAIGIDYIDESEVLTPADDENHIYKQDFDIPFVCGARNLGEALRRIGEGASMIRTKGEAGTGNVIEAVRHFRTMQKDINRVKSATSSELMHIAKEIGAPFDLVCYVHEYGKLPVVNFAAGGIATPADAALMMQLGVDGVFVGSGIFKSGDPQKRAKAIVEATTFYNDPEKLAKISENLGEAMVGIEIDTIPQEQQMAKRGW; from the coding sequence ATCATGAATAATCGTTACAATTTAAATAAAAATCTTGCACAAATGCTCAAAGGCGGAGTTATTATGGATGTTACCAACGTAGAGCAAGCAAAAATAGCTCAAGAAGCTGGTGCTGTTGCAGTTATGGCACTTGAACGCGTACCTGCTGATATACGTCGTGAAGGTGGAGTTGCTCGCATGTCAGATCCTAAAATGATACGAGAAATTAAAGAAGCTGTTTCTATCCCTGTTATGGCAAAAGCTCGCATTGGTCACTTTGTTGAAGCTCAAATATTACAAGCTATCGGCATTGATTATATTGATGAATCAGAAGTTTTAACACCAGCTGATGACGAAAATCATATCTATAAACAAGATTTTGATATTCCTTTTGTTTGTGGTGCTAGAAATTTAGGTGAAGCACTTCGTCGAATTGGTGAAGGTGCTAGTATGATTAGAACAAAAGGTGAAGCAGGTACTGGAAATGTCATTGAAGCTGTTCGTCATTTTAGAACTATGCAAAAAGATATCAATAGAGTAAAATCTGCCACATCTAGTGAGTTAATGCATATCGCTAAAGAAATAGGTGCTCCTTTTGATTTAGTTTGTTATGTACATGAATATGGAAAACTTCCTGTTGTTAATTTTGCAGCTGGTGGTATTGCCACTCCTGCTGATGCTGCCTTAATGATGCAATTAGGTGTTGATGGTGTATTTGTAGGCTCTGGCATCTTCAAATCCGGTGATCCACAAAAACGAGCAAAAGCTATTGTCGAAGCTACTACTTTTTACAATGATCCTGAAAAACTAGCTAAAATATCAGAAAATCTCGGTGAAGCTATGGTCGGTATAGAAATAGATACTATTCCTCAAGAACAACAAATGGCAAAACGTGGCTGGTAA
- a CDS encoding PLP-dependent aminotransferase family protein — protein MKDKLIEFVSIQLDKDLKEPLYVQLYEQIKLMIKQHLLSPGYKLPAVRSLAQNLQVNPSTVVNAYKELEKNGFIFSKRGSGSYVAEQVINTIDELEENNHIPIDLTDDLKILQGQKNVINMSTISLNPDMISIETFKQVVNKILERDKGYAFTYQDSQGYLSLRQSITQELAKKRINTTPEYIQIISGAQQGIDIVARAILKHGDIVFVENPTYPGAIAAFRSCGAKIIDIKLTKEGIDLVDLENKLRKFRPKLIYVMPNIQNPTGISYTKANCRRLMGLARFYNAYILEDDYISGLCYQEKSPIPLKAYDTDDRVIYIRSLSKIFMPGLRLAYLIMPQVLAQTLLNVKHISDIATSGLTQRVFDYYLREGLWQEHLNSIRSVYKTQFEFALRMAKKYLPKDIDYLKPQGGLSLWLNLPDRLNASEIIEKARNEGVIICDGAPFFVRNAPNKQIRLSFATLSLAEINTGIKIIQNITKS, from the coding sequence ATGAAGGATAAATTAATTGAATTTGTATCGATACAATTAGACAAAGATTTAAAAGAGCCTTTATATGTACAATTATATGAGCAAATAAAATTAATGATAAAACAGCATTTATTATCACCAGGGTATAAGTTACCAGCTGTACGAAGTCTAGCTCAAAATTTGCAAGTAAATCCAAGTACAGTAGTTAATGCTTACAAAGAATTAGAAAAAAATGGTTTTATTTTTAGTAAGCGTGGTAGCGGAAGTTATGTGGCTGAACAAGTGATTAATACTATTGATGAATTAGAAGAGAATAATCACATTCCCATTGATTTAACTGATGATTTAAAAATTTTGCAGGGTCAAAAAAATGTGATAAATATGAGTACGATATCCTTAAATCCGGATATGATTTCCATAGAGACTTTTAAGCAAGTGGTAAATAAAATTTTGGAAAGAGACAAAGGATATGCATTTACATATCAAGACAGTCAAGGCTATTTGTCACTTCGCCAATCGATTACTCAAGAATTAGCGAAAAAAAGGATAAATACAACGCCAGAATACATTCAGATTATTTCAGGTGCACAACAAGGCATAGATATAGTGGCACGTGCTATTTTAAAACATGGAGATATTGTATTTGTAGAAAATCCAACTTATCCAGGTGCGATAGCGGCTTTTCGTTCTTGTGGGGCAAAAATTATAGATATTAAATTGACAAAAGAAGGTATTGACTTAGTTGACCTCGAAAATAAATTAAGGAAATTTAGACCTAAATTGATATATGTGATGCCTAATATTCAAAATCCTACAGGCATATCTTATACAAAAGCTAATTGTCGTCGTTTAATGGGATTGGCTCGTTTTTATAATGCTTATATTTTGGAAGATGATTATATAAGTGGTCTTTGTTATCAAGAAAAATCGCCTATACCTTTAAAAGCGTATGATACAGATGATCGAGTGATTTATATTCGCAGTTTATCAAAGATTTTTATGCCAGGATTAAGACTTGCTTATTTAATCATGCCCCAAGTATTGGCACAGACTTTATTAAATGTAAAACATATTTCAGATATAGCGACTTCTGGACTTACACAGAGAGTTTTTGATTATTATTTGCGTGAAGGATTATGGCAAGAACATTTAAATTCTATTCGCAGTGTGTATAAAACACAATTTGAATTTGCTCTTAGAATGGCAAAAAAATATTTGCCTAAAGATATAGATTATTTAAAACCACAAGGGGGATTGTCTTTGTGGTTGAATTTGCCGGATAGATTGAATGCAAGTGAGATAATTGAAAAAGCTAGAAATGAAGGGGTAATAATTTGCGATGGTGCACCATTTTTTGTGCGCAATGCCCCTAATAAACAGATACGTTTGAGTTTTGCCACTTTGTCTTTGGCAGAAATAAATACAGGGATAAAAATAATTCAAAATATAACTAAATCTTAA
- a CDS encoding Gfo/Idh/MocA family protein, translating to MKIGIAGNGKIVHEMIGATKNIQDLEIVAICSRPQSRQKAEEIADKFNIAKIYTDYNQMLEDGEIDFIYVAVANSVHYEYTKKALEAGKNVICEKPFTITAKQTQELIDLAKAKNLFLFEAITILYAPNYQYIKENLNQIGQLRYVHANYAQYSSRYDRYLNKDVAPAFSPEHAGGALYDLNIYNLHFVMGVLGIPKEVIYRPNLGFNGIDISGTALLDYDDYTVVCSAAKDSESISGIVFQGEKGYMELVGAPNACALVKVHKKGEEEILINKEKYNHRMVNEFVAFIEIFKQQDLITCYKTLEHSLNVMKVLEQARISGKVEFNI from the coding sequence ATGAAAATAGGTATTGCTGGAAACGGCAAAATTGTACATGAAATGATAGGAGCTACAAAAAATATTCAAGATTTAGAAATTGTAGCTATATGTAGTCGACCACAGAGCAGACAAAAAGCAGAAGAAATAGCAGATAAATTTAATATCGCTAAAATATATACAGATTATAATCAAATGCTAGAAGATGGCGAAATAGATTTTATTTATGTAGCTGTAGCCAACAGTGTGCATTATGAATATACAAAAAAAGCACTAGAGGCAGGGAAAAACGTCATTTGTGAAAAACCTTTTACCATCACAGCAAAACAGACACAAGAATTAATAGATTTAGCTAAAGCTAAAAATCTATTTTTATTTGAAGCTATCACTATTTTATATGCGCCAAATTATCAATATATAAAAGAAAATTTAAATCAAATCGGTCAATTGCGTTATGTTCATGCTAATTATGCACAATATTCTAGCCGTTATGATAGATATTTAAACAAAGATGTAGCACCAGCATTTAGCCCTGAACATGCAGGGGGTGCTTTATATGATTTAAATATTTATAATTTACATTTTGTCATGGGCGTATTAGGTATACCAAAAGAAGTTATTTATCGACCAAACCTCGGTTTTAATGGCATAGATATTTCAGGTACAGCATTATTAGATTATGATGATTATACAGTAGTATGTAGTGCAGCTAAAGACTCCGAAAGTATCAGCGGAATTGTATTTCAAGGTGAAAAAGGCTATATGGAATTAGTAGGTGCGCCAAATGCTTGTGCGTTAGTCAAAGTTCATAAAAAAGGTGAAGAAGAAATCTTGATAAATAAAGAAAAATATAATCATCGCATGGTCAATGAATTTGTAGCCTTCATAGAAATCTTTAAACAACAAGATTTAATTACTTGTTATAAAACATTAGAACATAGTTTAAATGTAATGAAAGTATTAGAACAAGCTAGAATAAGTGGCAAAGTAGAATTTAATATTTGA
- a CDS encoding AAA family ATPase, which produces MSNCIITIGRQYGAGGREIAEKLAKQLQIPLYDRKLVAFISAHLEKGVSLNELDLTYDNLYGSVSPYETMFADLNVEDDNYLFTPQSKAIKALAEKNSGIFIGRCANFILKDVKNAHHFFICADDEFRKIRGTNVYHKDLATLKKEDAKRASYYNYYTGSTWGDCADYDMIINVGRCGIDKAVELIANYIK; this is translated from the coding sequence ATGAGTAATTGTATTATTACTATTGGTCGTCAATATGGTGCTGGTGGTCGTGAAATCGCTGAAAAATTAGCTAAACAATTACAAATACCTTTATATGACCGCAAACTTGTAGCATTTATTTCTGCTCATCTTGAAAAAGGTGTTTCTCTTAATGAATTAGATTTAACATATGACAATCTCTATGGCAGTGTTTCTCCATATGAAACTATGTTTGCTGATTTGAATGTAGAAGACGATAATTATTTATTCACTCCACAATCAAAAGCTATCAAAGCACTCGCTGAAAAAAATTCTGGTATTTTTATCGGTCGCTGTGCTAATTTCATTTTGAAAGATGTAAAAAATGCTCATCACTTCTTTATTTGTGCAGATGATGAATTCCGCAAAATACGAGGCACTAATGTTTATCATAAAGATTTAGCTACATTAAAAAAAGAAGATGCTAAACGTGCTTCTTACTATAATTATTATACAGGTTCTACATGGGGTGATTGTGCAGATTATGATATGATAATCAATGTAGGTCGCTGTGGCATAGATAAAGCTGTAGAATTAATCGCTAATTACATTAAATAA
- a CDS encoding L-fucose/L-arabinose isomerase family protein, with protein sequence MFNNIPDVKLGIIAVSRDCFIVSLSENRRKAIVETYTKQYGEIFEAQTVVENEIDMLKAVEEVKTAGCNALVVFLGNFGPETPETLIAQKFDGPVMYVAAAEETGKDLINGRGDAYCGMLNCSYNLGLRKIKAFIPEYPVGTADEIAEMINEFNPVARALIGVANLKIITFGPRPQDFFACNAPIKPLYDLGVEIEENSELDLLVSYKEHADDPRIDDIVKDMAEEMGTSNPYPDLLKRMAQYELTLLDWAEKHKGSRKYVVFANKCWPAFPSQFGFEPCYVNSRLVSRGIPVACEVDIYGALSEYIGTCVSGDAVTLLDINNSVPKDLFEEDIAPKYKNYTLKDTFMGFHCGNTPMCKLAKGAIKYQLIQNRLLENGGTPDITRGTLEGDIAPGKITFYRLQSNAAGQLRSYIAQGEVLPVATRSFGGIGIFAIPEMGRFYRHVLIEKQYPHHGAVAFGHYGKALFSIFKFLGVEDVAFNQPKTMMYPTENPFA encoded by the coding sequence ATGTTTAATAATATTCCTGATGTAAAACTTGGTATCATTGCTGTAAGTCGTGATTGCTTTATCGTTTCTCTTTCTGAAAATCGTAGAAAAGCAATTGTTGAAACTTACACTAAACAATATGGTGAAATTTTCGAAGCTCAAACTGTAGTAGAAAATGAAATCGATATGCTCAAAGCAGTTGAAGAAGTTAAAACTGCTGGCTGTAATGCTTTAGTTGTTTTCTTAGGTAACTTTGGTCCAGAAACTCCTGAAACTTTAATTGCTCAAAAATTCGATGGCCCTGTAATGTATGTAGCTGCTGCTGAAGAAACAGGCAAAGACCTCATCAATGGTCGTGGCGATGCTTATTGCGGTATGCTCAACTGCTCTTACAATCTCGGTCTTAGAAAAATCAAAGCATTCATTCCAGAATATCCTGTAGGTACTGCTGATGAAATCGCTGAAATGATCAACGAATTTAATCCTGTTGCACGTGCTTTAATCGGTGTAGCAAATCTAAAAATCATCACTTTTGGCCCTCGTCCACAAGATTTCTTTGCTTGCAATGCTCCAATCAAACCACTTTATGATTTAGGCGTAGAAATCGAAGAAAACTCCGAACTTGATTTACTTGTTTCTTATAAAGAACATGCTGATGACCCACGTATTGATGATATCGTTAAAGATATGGCTGAAGAAATGGGCACATCTAATCCATATCCAGATCTTTTAAAACGCATGGCTCAATATGAATTAACATTACTTGATTGGGCTGAAAAACATAAAGGTTCTAGAAAATATGTAGTATTTGCTAATAAATGCTGGCCTGCATTCCCATCTCAATTCGGTTTTGAACCATGCTATGTAAATAGCCGTCTTGTATCTCGTGGTATTCCTGTTGCTTGTGAAGTAGATATCTATGGCGCACTCAGCGAATATATTGGTACTTGCGTAAGTGGCGATGCTGTAACTCTTCTCGATATCAACAACTCTGTACCAAAAGATTTATTCGAAGAAGATATTGCTCCAAAATATAAAAACTACACCCTCAAAGATACATTCATGGGCTTCCATTGCGGTAATACTCCTATGTGCAAACTCGCTAAAGGTGCTATCAAATATCAGCTTATCCAAAATCGTTTACTTGAAAATGGTGGCACTCCAGATATCACTCGTGGTACTTTGGAAGGCGATATTGCTCCAGGTAAAATCACATTCTATCGTCTCCAAAGCAATGCAGCTGGACAATTACGCTCTTATATAGCTCAAGGTGAAGTATTACCTGTTGCTACTCGTTCCTTCGGTGGTATCGGTATCTTCGCTATTCCTGAAATGGGTCGTTTCTATCGTCATGTACTCATTGAAAAACAATATCCACATCATGGTGCTGTAGCATTCGGTCATTATGGTAAAGCTTTATTCAGTATCTTCAAATTCTTAGGTGTTGAAGATGTAGCTTTCAATCAGCCAAAAACTATGATGTACCCAACAGAAAATCCTTTTGCTTAA